In Halorubrum sp. BV1, the following proteins share a genomic window:
- a CDS encoding preprotein translocase subunit TatA → MVPTVPAFGGVPGGPELLILLLVFALLFGVPLAVIAGVALILKLRSDGEEPDADRIAKLEAEVERLREKIDDDPDEHDGNR, encoded by the coding sequence ATGGTTCCCACGGTCCCCGCGTTCGGCGGCGTCCCCGGCGGTCCCGAGCTGTTGATCCTCCTTTTGGTCTTCGCGCTTCTCTTCGGCGTTCCCCTCGCCGTCATCGCGGGCGTGGCACTAATACTCAAACTGCGTTCCGACGGTGAGGAGCCGGATGCCGACCGTATCGCTAAACTGGAGGCGGAGGTCGAACGGCTTCGCGAGAAGATTGACGACGACCCGGACGAACACGACGGAAATCGCTGA
- a CDS encoding radical SAM protein: MISKGCEQCAKGGKMVLFVYGYCDQRDCFYCPLGENRKNVTDVYANERKVESDEDVIEEAKRMSALGTSITGGEPQEAMAKTTRYLELLKDEFGEDHHTHLYTGITGGRENMRRLSEAGLDEIRFHPPVELWGDMHGTEWEEILYIAREEGLTPAFEIPGIRAEPEFLEFLDEGAAEFCNINEFEMSDGNYRRMQEEGFELQEGHMSAVEGSKDDAILEEMASHEKVYFCTSVFKDAAQHRNRLKRMARNIRREFDEVTDDGTLVYGKAFADPDRFEALGVPEEFYTAKSNHVEIAWWLLEEMVEDGDLDRGEIVEQYPTADGTVVERTPVA; the protein is encoded by the coding sequence ATGATCTCCAAGGGCTGTGAACAGTGCGCCAAAGGCGGCAAGATGGTGCTTTTCGTCTACGGCTACTGCGACCAGCGGGACTGTTTCTACTGCCCCCTCGGAGAAAACCGGAAGAACGTCACCGACGTGTACGCCAACGAGCGGAAAGTCGAGTCCGACGAGGACGTGATCGAGGAGGCCAAGCGCATGAGCGCGCTCGGCACCTCGATCACGGGCGGCGAGCCCCAAGAGGCGATGGCGAAGACGACGCGGTATCTCGAACTGCTCAAAGACGAGTTCGGGGAGGACCACCACACGCACCTGTACACCGGGATCACGGGCGGTCGCGAGAACATGCGCCGGCTGAGCGAGGCCGGCCTCGACGAGATCCGCTTTCACCCACCCGTGGAGCTGTGGGGAGACATGCACGGCACCGAGTGGGAGGAGATACTCTACATCGCCCGCGAGGAAGGGCTCACACCCGCCTTCGAGATCCCCGGAATTCGGGCGGAGCCGGAGTTCCTAGAGTTCTTAGACGAGGGCGCGGCGGAGTTTTGTAACATCAACGAGTTCGAGATGAGCGACGGGAACTACCGGCGGATGCAAGAGGAGGGCTTCGAACTGCAGGAGGGCCACATGTCCGCCGTCGAGGGGTCGAAAGACGACGCCATCTTAGAAGAGATGGCGAGCCACGAGAAGGTGTACTTCTGTACGTCGGTGTTCAAAGACGCCGCCCAACACCGGAACCGCCTGAAGCGGATGGCACGGAACATTCGTCGGGAGTTCGATGAGGTGACCGACGACGGCACGCTCGTCTACGGAAAGGCGTTCGCCGACCCCGACCGCTTCGAGGCGCTCGGCGTCCCCGAGGAGTTCTACACCGCGAAATCGAACCACGTCGAGATCGCGTGGTGGCTCTTAGAGGAGATGGTGGAAGACGGCGATCTCGACCGCGGCGAGATCGTCGAGCAGTACCCGACAGCGGACGGCACCGTCGTCGAGCGGACGCCGGTCGCGTAG
- a CDS encoding Nre family DNA repair protein produces MRLDEFIEFEANERAERRRLASEKDYAILDHLDSFERRFEEHVSDDAVVGSVSPSIFVGRADYPTVSTGLLSPVGREDAAERFRTSAAWYDEGVSITDVFDRRTSLLNSARGVDVASAGASGGAVGSSAGDAPANSVHDAWDGWLGVQREVAIADRPVDVEIGLDGRPELDFEIGPEDIKTPTGPRAAARSAELGENPHVPRAVKKTLEDDDWRAEGAMTYLYRRGFDVYDINTILSAGALGRGADRRLVPTRWSITAVDDTVGRYLRGSVRDNPTVDRIEVHRNEYLGNAFWVILVPGRWEYELVEMKSPGSIWNPDPAGGVYLAAASEGREGRTGYVEETAGAYYAARLGVLEQLDDRGRQAKALVLRHVSDDYWGPVGVWQVREAVRNAFDGESGTAETFGEAVRGVTEHLPVSLGRLRRKSTMAAGLQANLGDFVDAG; encoded by the coding sequence ATGCGGCTCGACGAGTTCATCGAGTTCGAGGCGAACGAGCGCGCCGAGCGCCGCCGCCTCGCGAGCGAGAAGGACTACGCGATCCTCGACCACCTCGACTCCTTCGAGCGACGATTCGAGGAGCACGTCTCCGACGACGCGGTGGTCGGCAGCGTCTCTCCCTCTATCTTCGTCGGCCGCGCGGACTACCCGACCGTCTCCACCGGGCTGCTCTCGCCAGTCGGCCGCGAAGATGCCGCGGAGCGGTTCCGCACCTCCGCGGCGTGGTACGACGAGGGCGTCTCCATCACAGACGTGTTCGACCGGCGGACGAGCCTCCTCAACTCGGCCCGCGGCGTCGACGTCGCGAGCGCCGGCGCGAGCGGCGGCGCAGTCGGTTCGAGCGCGGGCGACGCGCCCGCGAACTCCGTCCACGATGCGTGGGACGGATGGCTCGGCGTCCAACGTGAGGTCGCTATCGCCGATCGCCCCGTCGACGTGGAGATCGGGTTAGACGGCCGGCCGGAACTCGACTTCGAAATCGGTCCCGAAGACATCAAAACGCCGACCGGCCCCCGCGCGGCCGCTCGTTCTGCCGAACTCGGCGAGAACCCGCACGTCCCCCGAGCGGTGAAAAAGACGCTCGAAGACGACGACTGGCGCGCCGAGGGCGCGATGACGTACCTCTACCGTCGCGGATTCGACGTCTACGATATCAACACGATCCTCTCCGCGGGCGCGCTCGGCCGTGGCGCGGACCGCCGGCTCGTCCCCACGCGCTGGTCTATCACCGCCGTCGACGACACCGTCGGGCGGTACCTCCGCGGGTCCGTTCGCGACAACCCGACTGTCGACCGGATCGAGGTCCATCGCAACGAGTACCTCGGCAACGCGTTCTGGGTGATCCTCGTTCCCGGTCGGTGGGAGTACGAGCTCGTCGAGATGAAATCGCCCGGCTCGATCTGGAACCCCGACCCCGCGGGGGGAGTCTACCTCGCGGCCGCGAGCGAGGGCCGCGAGGGTCGCACGGGCTACGTCGAGGAGACGGCCGGTGCCTACTACGCGGCCCGCCTGGGCGTCTTAGAGCAGCTCGATGATCGCGGTCGACAGGCGAAAGCGCTCGTGTTGCGGCACGTCTCCGACGACTACTGGGGTCCCGTCGGCGTCTGGCAGGTGCGCGAGGCCGTCCGCAACGCCTTCGACGGCGAGTCCGGAACCGCGGAGACGTTCGGCGAGGCGGTCCGCGGTGTCACGGAACACCTCCCGGTCTCGCTCGGTCGCCTCCGGCGAAAGTCGACGATGGCGGCCGGGCTCCAGGCGAATCTCGGCGACTTCGTCGACGCGGGGTGA